The Mustela nigripes isolate SB6536 chromosome 6, MUSNIG.SB6536, whole genome shotgun sequence DNA window CGTCATCTTGGCCATGAGGGACCACAGGTTCTCCTCCCCGACCGTGCCCTGCGAGGGGGCGCCCGCGTCGCAGCCGTTGGGGATGGGCGTGTTGTCTGAGGTAGGGTTCAGCGCCTCCAGCTCCCGGATCAGGTCCCGCGTGTACTGCTCCGCCTCCTCCTCCGAGAACAGGGAGGCCTTGTAGCGCGGGTCCAGCAGCGTGGCCAAGATGTACCTTGGGTCGCGCAGGGTGGCGGCCAGCCGGCTCACCATGGCCTCCTTCAGGGACTTGAGCATGGTGTCGATGCCCATGGTCTCCTCGAAGAGCATCTCGATCTTGCGGTTCAGGATGTGAATCATGGGGATGACCTGGCTGAGCGTGGACGCGTGCGCGCTCATCTCCCGGCCGGCCGCGTCGAAGGGCTTCAGCGCGAGGCACACGGACCGCATTACCTCCCACTGGTCGCAGCTGATGAGCTCCCGGAAGCCGCACTCGACCGACACCTCGTTGACAGCCCGCTTCTGCTCGACGAGCCGCTCGAGCATGTGCAAGGACGTGCTCCACCTGGACGGGACGTCCTGCAGGAGGTGGTGCGGCGGCAGCCCGTAGGCCCTCTGCAGCTCCGCCAGCTTCTCCTTGGCCCGGGGCGAGCGCTGCACCCGCTCGCACAGCTTCCGCGCGGTGCTCAGCAGGCTCTGGACCATGCGCTGGCTCTTGAGGGCCTCGCTGACCACCAGGTTGACCGTGTGGCTGAAGCACTGCACGCCGGCCCGCTCCCCCTCGCTCAGCGTCTTCCCGATGCTCGGGTTGTCGGTGACCGTGATGCCCACTTGCAGGCCGCTGGACGTCACCCAGGCCTCCCACCAGCCCTCCAGCTGCTTCCGGATGCTGCTGCCGCTGTAGTCGCAGTCCACTTGCGACACGTCCAGCAGGGCCGAGCCGTGGTGGTCCTCGCGGTACGGCCGGGCCGACGACGCGAAGGTGACCCAGTGGGCGGTGAGCGTCAGGTACTCGCGGGTCTGCGTGCTCATCCAGATCCCGGACGTGAAGTGGACCACGCCGCTCTCCGCCTCCTTCAGGTGCGACAGGACTACCTGCTTCACATTATTGTACATCCCTGGGATGGCCGTCCTCGAGAAGTAGGACGGGGAGGGCACAGAGTACTGAGGTTTCAAGTATTCGAGCAGCCTGTTAAAGCCAACGTTGTCGACGAAGGAGTATGGCTGGAGGTCAAGTGCAATCATCTCAGCTATGAGACTCGTGATTTTTTTGGCAACGGGATGAGAATCGTAGAACTTCTCGTTGGGGTCTTCGAAGGAGGCGGCTCCGGGCAGCTGGGCGCTCAGGGGTCCCCGCGGGCCGGGCGAGGAAGCCCGCGCGACCCGGGGCGCCTCGGCCTTGAGCACGCCGCTGTGGAACCGCTGCAGGTGGCGCAGGAGGCAGCTGGTGCCCAGGTTGGTGGGCTTCTTGCCCCGGCTGATGGTGCGGCCGCAGTGCAGGCACACGACCTTCGTGGGGTCCGCGGAGCAGATGGAGAAGTGGTTCCACAGCTTGGAGGTCTTCTTGCTGCTCACAGGAAAGAGGACCGGACTGTTTCTCGGGACCAGGGAGGGCAGGTCAGTCGATCTGGAAGCGGCGCCTTCCGCAGAGGCCAACGTGGCGTAGGGGGAGTTGGCCAGGCTGGCGCCCAGCGCGCCCTTTGGGGCGCCCACGACGTCCGCATGCCGGCGGTACAGGTGCCGCATCAGACAGCTGGTGCCCACGTCGCCCCTGCGGCCCCGGCTGATGACGCAGGCGCAGTGTCGGCACACGGCCTTGAGGCTGTCGGTGGGCGCCAGCGAGAAGTGCTGCCACACCTCCGACTTCAGCCTCTTTATCACCTTCTTGCTCTGCTGGGACCCAGCGCCACAGTCCAGCGGGCCGGGGCTCAGGCCGCCAGCCTGCAGCTTCTCGGGGGAGGACTCCAGCGAGGCCGCGCCCACGTTGTCCGAGGCCGGCGCTG harbors:
- the ZBED4 gene encoding zinc finger BED domain-containing protein 4 is translated as MENNQETHPKRDGELVSDKINFKIEEEDGVRIPNHSLEGVAIKREQDRPGAERGGEQTEAREAGGDREPPGQCLPADQEEEYGALFSQYSSTLYDVAMEAVTQSLLSGRGAGSRKKSPAWKHFFISPRDSTKAICTYCMKEFSRGKNEKDLSTSCLMRHVRRAHPTVLGQETGGGGPALPSLSPPPLRLPPPPADAGDLGAARSPLKLAPKLASKVPSPDDVTEEPVVPSEDVPPDTSAPDRYGREEALGGPPHLPPLPGEESAENGLERNPPLPKGTSGSRRRSAVWKHFYLSPLDNSKAVCVHCMNEFSRGKNGKDLGTSCLIRHMWRAHRSIVLQENGGGSGIPPPYAAPPTLLPALPPPDGDPSSVASSPGQPARVSPSASSSPDRLPEELQVRLSVGDALAEDTAPASDNVGAASLESSPEKLQAGGLSPGPLDCGAGSQQSKKVIKRLKSEVWQHFSLAPTDSLKAVCRHCACVISRGRRGDVGTSCLMRHLYRRHADVVGAPKGALGASLANSPYATLASAEGAASRSTDLPSLVPRNSPVLFPVSSKKTSKLWNHFSICSADPTKVVCLHCGRTISRGKKPTNLGTSCLLRHLQRFHSGVLKAEAPRVARASSPGPRGPLSAQLPGAASFEDPNEKFYDSHPVAKKITSLIAEMIALDLQPYSFVDNVGFNRLLEYLKPQYSVPSPSYFSRTAIPGMYNNVKQVVLSHLKEAESGVVHFTSGIWMSTQTREYLTLTAHWVTFASSARPYREDHHGSALLDVSQVDCDYSGSSIRKQLEGWWEAWVTSSGLQVGITVTDNPSIGKTLSEGERAGVQCFSHTVNLVVSEALKSQRMVQSLLSTARKLCERVQRSPRAKEKLAELQRAYGLPPHHLLQDVPSRWSTSLHMLERLVEQKRAVNEVSVECGFRELISCDQWEVMRSVCLALKPFDAAGREMSAHASTLSQVIPMIHILNRKIEMLFEETMGIDTMLKSLKEAMVSRLAATLRDPRYILATLLDPRYKASLFSEEEAEQYTRDLIRELEALNPTSDNTPIPNGCDAGAPSQGTVGEENLWSLMAKMTKKGPREKTKVPEDMVLAYLEEEVLEHGCDPLTYWNLKKAAWPGLAALAVRFLGCPPSIVPSERLFNTPTENGSFGQSRLMTEHFEKLIFLKVNLPLIYFQY